Proteins from a single region of Apium graveolens cultivar Ventura chromosome 7, ASM990537v1, whole genome shotgun sequence:
- the LOC141674895 gene encoding sorting nexin 2A-like, with translation YNTFFEPPSYAEVIFRSFDGEDRNGGSGVNGHDLFATSTSHSGVEYVRIMISDPQKEQDLSNGKLPLVSTMDVASRMLDGVVKLPWQLFGRESLQGSVVDVDEVALPAKGGRDMLRIFKELKQSIMNDWGAVKPPVVEEDKEFLERKDKFQDFENQISNSSQQAETLVKARQDIGETIGQMGLAFVKLTKFEADDAMFNSQRVRSADMKNVATAAVKASRLYRELNAQTVKHLDKLHDYLGVMLAVNNAFSDPANALLTVQTLLSELASLNVRIEKLEAASSKIFCGDRSRIRKIDELKETVRVTEEAKTYAVREYERIKATCSSF, from the exons TACAACACGTTTTTCGAACCGCCTTCATATGCTGAAGTAATATTTCGATCGTTCGATGGAGAAGATAGAAACGGAGGAAGTGGAGTCAACGGTCATGATTTGTTTGCAACTTCGACTTCACATTCCGGAGTGGAGTATGTGCGAATCATGATTTCGGATCCTCAGAAGGAGCAAGACTTGTCGAATGGGAAGTTGCCATTGGTGAGCACCATGGATGTGGCGTCGAGAATGTTGGATGGGGTGGTGAAGTTGCCTTGGCAGTTGTTTGGGAGGGAGAGTTTGCAAGGGAGTGTGGTAGATGTGGATGAGGTTGCGTTGCCTGCGAAAGGAGGGAGGGATATGTTGAGGATTTTTAAGGAGTTGAAGCAGTCGATTATGAATGATTGGGGTGCGGTTAAGCCACCGGTTGTGGAGGAAGATAAGGAATTTCTGGAGAGGAAGGATAAGTTCCAGGATTTCGAGAATCAGATTAGTAATTCTTCTCAGCAG GCTGAAACTCTTGTTAAAGCTCGGCAAGATATTGGGGAGACGATAGGGCAAATGGGGTTGGCATTTGTCAAGCTAACGAAGTTTGAGGCGGATGATGCAATGTTCAACTCTCAAAGGGTGAGATCTGCAGATATGAAAAATGTGGCTACTGCTGCTGTCAAAGCTAGCAGACTCTATCGGGAGTTGAATGCACAAACTGTCAAGCATCT TGATAAGCTTCATGACTATCTTGGGGTGATGTTGGCAGTTAACAATGCATTTTCTGACCCCGCGAATGCTTTGTTGACGGTGCAAACTCTTTTATCCGAACTGGCCTCCTTGAATGTAAGGATTGAAAAGCTTGAAGCTGCTTCATCAAAGATTTTTTGTGGTGACAGGTCTAGAATTCGCAAAATAGATGAGTTGAAAGAAACTGTAAGAGTAACAGAGGAAGCTAAAACCTATGCAGTCAGAGAATATGAACGGATCAAGGCAACATGTTCTTCCTTCTAG